The sequence ACATCAGAACAtaatgggagttgtagtcttcaaCCTATGAGTCTTcaactgttgtgaaactacaactcccatcatttcTTACTGATGATAGCTTCCTCTTAGACATTGTACAGTTGTCTCCAAAATCAAAGCGACCAATAATTTATTTTCatccatatttttattttattcctgAATATTTTGTGACGTTTTCCTGGATATTATCTTATTATTTTAttcttatttatttcatttttctttattaacatgttttttattttatctttgttttatttatttatatttttgtatttttctcgtgCAGAACGTGGCGGGGGAGGGGCGGCGGTTGTCGGGACCTCCATCTTTACAATCTTATAGATCAATCATTTAGCGTCTTGAGATCCTCGCTGATTGTTTGTGTTGGCGGACgttgtacacagcgtatccatgcGAGAGATTGATGTAGACTTGTCACCTGTGCATGTGGCTGTCACCTCCTCTCAGGGTGTGGGACCCTCTGTGTACTAACAGCCGTAACCAGGTACTCCGCCACTAATAATTACCAGCCCCGCCGCTCACACCCTGGTGAGGAATGACTATTActgagccgttgtatctaagcccatcatgtgtgatactgtctgctgagctgtgtatctaatcctgccatgtgtgatactgtctgctgagcagtgtatctaatcctatcatgtgtgatactgtctgctgagctgtgtatctaatcctatcatgtgtgatactgtctgctgagctgtgtatctaatcctatcatgtgtgatactgtctgctgagctgtgtatctaatcctatcatgtgtgatactgtctgctgagctgtgtatctaatcctatcatgtgtgatactgtctgctgagctgtgtatctaatcctatcatgtgtgatactgtctactgagccctgtatctaatcctatcatgtgtgatactgtctgctgagcatctaatcctatcatgtgtgatactgtctgctgagctgtgtatctaatcctatcatgtgtaatactgtctgctgagctgtgtatctaatcgtatcatgtttgatactgtctgctcagccgctgtatctaatcttatcatgtgtgatactgtctgctgagctgtgtatctaatcctatcatgtgtgatactgtctgctgagccgtgtatctaatcctatcatgtgtgatactgtctgctgagccgtgtatctaatcctgtcatgtgtgatactttctgctgagctgtgtatctaatcgtatcatgtttgatactgtctgctcagccgctgtatctaatcttatcatgtgtgatactgtctgctgagctgtgtatctaatcctatcaggtgtgatacagtgtaggggtatatatgtatagtgtagggttatatatgtatacagtgtaggggtatatatgtatacagtgtagggtatatatgtatacagtgtaggggtatatatgtatacagtgtaggggtatatatgtatacagtgtgtgaattatATACCTCTCCGTTTTGCACATTATATTACAGATCATCTTCCTCTATATCAGTCAGTGACTTGGAACCTCTTGACCTTGATCTATGACCTCTGACCCTTTGTCAGTGACTTTGCTGACAGTTTCCATAACACCTGGTGTCAGGTAGATGGGAGGGACCATGGACGGCGCTGCCGCTGTTTGATGCTCAGTCCCATGGAAACGTCGGCTCAGCAGCTTTATAAGAGGAGAGCGGGGGAATGTGGACGCAGAGACTGATCCGACCGCGGAGGACCTCCCGTCATGGCCGAACCCAAGTCCATCCCCAACGAGCCCATGCCCCTCGACATGGAGAACCGTGACCCCAATGACATGAACGATCATGTCCGGGTGAGTGGTACAGAAGAGAAGGGGGTGACAGGTCTGGGGGTCCTTATGGGTCATAGATCAGTAGAATTGGCGTCTATGGGGGGGTGATAGTTTTCTCTTATTTGTTACAGTGTATACAATGATGGATCTCTTCTTATAATTAGTGTTTCCATTTCTCACtacttcaagatctctgcttgctgtcactaaATATTAATTATTGTTTACACAGCTGAAgtgttgttacaatgtgtcagtgtagACAATTCTCTGTGAGATAAACACATCAGCGGCACAAATCTCTTCTGTCCTgataatttgttacaatgtatcagtgcaggtaaaatgtatcagtctggagtcctggCTGTTTATCTCACAGAGGAGTTATCAGGGgtaaagttttgttttgtgttctcCCCTCCGCGGTCATAAGGGGCACAGGTGGCatcagaggtgggggggggggcagcgggcagGATTATAAGTACTGATGCTTCTTACTGTGAATACTAATAGGATTTTATTCCCCAGTGGAAGCGGAAACCTTCTCATAATGTATATTGTAGAGGGGAAAAAATGATCTATAGCTACGATACATTTAAAGATCtcaacttgctgtcagtgaatggaaacatcatggagtctagactgatacattgtaacaaactatcaggacaggagagagatatgtgctgctgatgtgtttagctcacagagtattgtcaagactgatacattgtaacaaatcctcAGTCGTGTGAAATATTAGGTCAGGATGGCTTTTCATcccctggatgtaaacaagaataatCCCATTCATTGATGGCAAGCAGAGTTGTTTACAATGGTGaggaaataaaacacaaaatctaTGCGAAAGTTGCAGAATGTTTCAGTCCACAATGAtgatttacataggactgcaccggccctgtaacacatgaatgtggaGGACTCTGGGGGTTGTAGGAAGGGAAGACATTGCGGTAAATTGACTGAACCTCCGGCGGTCTCTTCATTTACGGCTTTTCCGTTCCCTTCTTTGTGCCCCTTCTCCTCCAGGTTCTCTTCGAAGACGCCTTTGGGGAGCCTGAAGGGTCTCACAGCATCCCCGGGGTCTGGGGAATGTCCTACAAGACGTTTGGTGGGGTGAAGAATTGCTGCTACATTGTGCTGTCGGTCCTGTGCGGCTGCCCGCTGGCCTTCTGCTGGGCGCTGGACTTCGCCTGCGTGCAGTGCTGTCACATCTGGTACGTCGGGCCCTGTATAAAGATGTGGAACATGAACTTCTCCTGCCTGAAGCTGTTCTGGAGCTCCTGCGTCCACTGCATGTGTGACCCGTGTTACGAGGCCTGCGCCCTGTGCCTCAGCCTCATCCGGGTCCAGACCAAGACCGGGTGACCAACGCCTGGCGGCCGCCCCTGTAATCATCTACCATCCCCCGACCACCAGGTCCGCGCTGCAGCTTCCTTTGTTCTGTAAATTTCTTGTACATGATTAAAAAGGATTTCACGTTATGTTGTATCCGAGTAATAAATCCCAATGTGGCCGCGTACCCGTCCCGAGACCTGAGGTGACCCCCCCCAGTATCACCCATCACAGGGCAACCTGCACCCATCCACCCAATACAGACCTGCCACCCGCACAGCCGGAGCAACGTAATATGACCTCACGCGCCCCCGTGGACTAATATTACCGCCTGATAGTCTCGTATGTGAACAGGTCGTGGCTCTGATTGGCTAATAAGCACCTAAACTGATACAATTGTAGCGAACTCTCAGCTGTATCTAGTTTAGATAATCCTCTGTGAACTAAACAGTCTGAAACCTGCACtgagacattgtaacaaaccatctGGACAGGAGGGAGATTGGAAACAAACTATTGCCAAGGACAGGAGTTTTCAGCCCCTGGAATAACAATGATTGTTTCCACTCACAGACacgaagcagagatcttgaaaacggcgAGCGATTACAACACAAACAAGATTTATCAGAACTAGTGcaagggaaaagtggagtagtcacccagagcagccaatcagattctaGCTCTATTGGGAAATGCAAGCAGCAGTCTGATTGGCTGCTACAGGTGACTCCTCCTCTTccccaaagtctattagaaatttgcagaacttttcattatccaATAATTCCAGGAGGCGGCGCCGGCCCGTTATGGATGTAATTGGCGGACCGCTCGAGTCCGTTCTTAATACGCAGCGTTCCGTCCGGCACATGGGGGTCCTGAACGGAGGCCCCTATATGATGTCATAATGGGACATATGGACAGTTGTTTTCGTACTGAGAAAGCGGAGTGCCCGCGAATGTGGCCGCCACAGGGAATGGCGCTGCGTCTCGTACGGAGGACGTCTCACAGCACGAGCAGGGTcggtgccattcaggagtctgggaaatctGGGTGACACTAATAGCGGCCATATAGAttgtcatttagggtatgttcacacggtcgcaaacgtcctgaaaaacggctgaaaaatcggaagcaaaatgcctccaaacatctgcccattcatttcaatgggaaatacggcgttctgttccgacggggcgtgtcacttcttcagctgtttttggagccgtttgtcattgactcaatagaagaaccgctccaaaaacggccgcaaaaaacgcgagttgcttaaaaaccggatgaaaatcagaggcttttttcgcttgaaaagctccgtatttCCAGCCGTCTTTCGTTacgtgtgtgaacagggccggaGCTTTCCCAGGAATTACACAACAAAGTCTCCAGGTGCCGAATGACTGAGAAAAAATATTTCAGATTAGATTTTTGCCAAAGTTGCAGCTTTTCTGTTGCCCCGTCAGCCTGAACGAGCAGGTCCGGGTGTGAGCTGACCAGGAATGTGGGGGGGCTGGAGAGTGACGGCCGAGTCATGGGGGGGGGGCTTGATATTGACGGCCAAGTTGTCGCCCCCTTCAATTTCCTACTGATTAGAATTCTGAAGCTTCGTCCTTGTGTAATAAAAAGTTCTACAATTTTCTATAGATTCGGTGTATATATTCCTTAACCATTTCAGTATCTcagattgctgtcagtgaatgagaacagtcCTGATAATATCTAGAATTTTAAAACCAATGCTGATCTAGTCCTGCACACagatgagggtttgttacaattgtatcagtctggacaatcctctgtgatataaacagcctggactactgcactgatacattgtaacaaactatcaggacaggggaGACTTGTGCTGCtggtgtgtttagctcacagaggattgtctagactgatacaatgtaacaaaccatCAGCTGTGTGAAGTATATGGCAACTAGAATATTGTGCTTCTCCTCACCTGCGGTCAGTTGCACATGAGGCCGAGTAACGACTACTCTGACACTGGGTTGGGCGCTGTTCACATTGGCGGTCTCACTGCGGTCTCCATCGCCTTCCCCGGTATTTCTGACATAAACAGAACGTGATATCGTTATATTCATCGACTCAGCGGATAACGGCTCCCCTGAGAGTTCTGACGTCACAATGAGGTCCTATGATAACAGTGAAGTGCCATAGCACAgggacaggaagtgttgtcaggAGAACATAGGCACATCATGTCGTCATTACATAAGGAAGAAACGCGCCGGAATCAGGGAAGAGGCCGAGATGAAGTGAAAATATGCACATTATTTATTAACTGATTCTTTGTAATaaaccatttgaaaatattttacaGGAATCACGCACGCACGATATCTTACAAACTTTCTGTCACTTGTGGAACTTTTtctgtacaaataaataaataaactttgcTCCAGTCACCGGATAAAAGCCACTAACTGATGAGGAGAAGTCGATGACCTCGCGCCGCGTACgggatatatatattatttatagatATTTATACCTATTTATAGCTCTCTCGTTCTGGAATGGAGGATCGGACTATAAACGCGAGCGGACGGACGCCTGGCGCACACACATCACCCACTCCCTCAGCACAGTCACGTTCCCAAAACAAGATCCAAACACACAGCGAAGCTACAAGCAGAAGAAAAGGACCGGATCATGAGCCTCCCCTCCCCCATCCCCGGGCGGCCGTCTCTTGGCAGAAATGATGGCGTCTCCCCTCCCCCCATAGTATCCAGAGCTGCAGGGAGGTCTCATCACTGGAGATGGACAACAAACAAGATGGCGGCATGAATGAGACGTAGACGAAGATGGACGCGAGAAAGGCAGCGAATGGCAACAAAAGGAGCAAAGTCCTCAGATTGGATCGAGTCCCCCCAAAATCATAACATCCAAGACCTCGCTTCATTATCTCTgttcctggaaaagctgggtgttaCTGCCAGTTCCAGCTCCGCAgaggtagtcacccagctttcctagactcctgaacGGACAATCTGCCTAATCAAGCAGCAATATGGGAAACCGGGCCGTGTCACTCCATAACGAGGCCGATATACCGCGCAGGAGTCTGGGGAAGCCGGGTGACAACTATAAGGGAAGGATATTGTctggcacccagctttcccaggatttTTGTGGATGACTCGGGGGATGTTGTGATTTTGAGGGGAATGTGGGGGTAACACTGCGGGGAGGTCGGGGCTTTGGCGTCTCGTTCTTCGTTCCTGCTCTTAATACTGGATTCATTGATCGCACAGCGCTGGTTGAGCAGAAATCGAAAACGATCGTCCGGGGGCTGAAGGGCGGAGCAAAAGTCTTCAGTGAGGCCCCTCCCCCTTATTGTGCTGATTGGATATTGGCCTGACGTTACGTGTGCGTTGTATAGCGCTGACAGTGTGACCGTTTTATGTGcgggttttggggggggggtcgcaGCGCCCCCTGTGCTTGTGAAATGATTGTGCTCTGTCCTGGGATTATTACAGCGGAGTATCTTAGCGGCAGCGTCTACACACTCGCAGAGCGGAAAAACGGATGAGCAAAGCGCCATTGTGAACGCACAGGTTGGCTGAAGACGGGGCTCTCTTAAAGAGACAGTAACCTGTCCATGGTGAATTACAGCTTCACCTTCTACATCTAATTAATGTATCGGGGAAGCGGATCGGTGACAGCGACAATGTCACAAACCTGATTCTTTGGTACAATATTGTACTATTGGGAAATTTGGCGGACCGCGGGCGCTTGTCCCCAGGAATGGGGTGAAAGGAGAAAAACGCGGATTTGGCACTTAAGCTGCAGAACTGCGGAGCCAGAAGATCCCGGAAGCTGCAGTTCCGCAGGAAGGAGCGTCGCAAACTATTAGAAAGAGTGAAGGCAAAATTCTCAGCAATGCTTAAAGGGGCCGACGCTGCCGAGCCCCTCCAAAGGAACTGTTCATTTTTCACTAAATGTCATTGTCCCCCCAAGTATAAGAAAAACCCCAACTCCTTTGCATATGAAAATGATATGGATAGCCATGAAGAAATGACTGGGGGTAAATATGACATCATCACCAAAGCaagctgtgacatcatcacccaggaaagctgtgacatcatcacccaggAAAGCTATGACATCATCACCCAGGAAAGCTGTGACGTCATCACCATGGGTACAGAACACTTGTATCCCTCAGCACCAGTTCTGGATTCTCCGTGCAATTTTGGCTGCGGGTTCCACCAACTCCGGACACAGGATCCAAAAAGAGCGGCAGCGCACCGGACTCACGATACAGATGAAGATAAAGGACAAGACTTCATTCCATCAAATGTAAATACAGGACAGGCCACGTTTCGGCCATATAAAGGCCACGTGTTGGTAGAAATGTTGCCGGTCCTGTATCGCTTCCATATAAAGGATAAAGTCTTGTCGTTTATCTGTAGTCCGGTCCGGCTGGCGCTCTTTTTGTATAATCGCCCTGGGTAGATATGACATCATCATCATGGGAATATGACATCATCATCACCCTGAATATATATAGGACATCATCACTACGGGTAGATTTGACATCAGAAATGACATCATCAAGGATATCTATGACATCATCGCCCTGGATAAATATGACATCACTACGAGCTCCGGCTCATTACAGCAGCTGTAGAAATGGACAAGGACGGCAAAGAGCCACTGACCCGGTGACCCCAAAacttaaaaagacaaaaaaaaaaatcaggtgaACAGACAGGAACCATGGAGACAGACGGACAGGAAACAAGAAATCCGTGGAGCTGCCATGGCTGCCCCCACGCACAGGTAAGTGCTGCCACTGCCATGATATTTTGTTTTCCTGGTTGCCATGGTAACTCCCGATGACACTAAAAGATCTCCTTGTTGTTTGCCGTAAAATTATCCAAATCAAGTGGTGGTTGTCACGGTAACTCAACCCAACGCGCAAGAGTGGCGCTCGCCAGTCTGTCATGGTAACCACGTCACTAAACAAGAAGTGGCCTCAGGAAGGAGGGAGGAAGGGGCGCAGACCTAGAGGCCCCGACCCACGGTGGACGAGGTGCAGACAAGACGCAGAAGCAGCAGCTGAAGGAACGCCAGCAGGAGCCAAGACGGCCGGAACATGGAGCCCCGTCCACAGTCCGAGGTGTCCTCCTAGAAGACAGAAGAAGCAGAGTCAGAAGCGGCAACTGTACAACCGACCACATACACCGTCATACAGATGAAGCAGAGCCAAGCGAGAGAACatggggttacataggactgctgataaacatcaactacattatctgtactcagagagttatcactgagtgttatctgtggttttacataggactgcaggtaacatctactacattatctgtactcagagagttatcactgagtgttatctgtggtgttacataggactgcaggtaacatctaccacattatctgtaatcagagtgttatcactgtgttatctgtggtgttacataggactgctgataAACagcgactacattatctgtaatcagagagttatcactgtgttatctgtggtgttacataggactgcaggtaacacctactacattatctgtaatcagagagttatccctgtgtgttatctgtggtgctacataggactgcaggtaacatctactacattgtctgtaatcagagagttatcactgtgttatctgtggtgttacataggactgcaggtaacatctactacattatctgtaatcagagagttatcactgtgttatctgtggtgttacataggactgcaggtaacatctactacattatctgtaatcagagagttatcactgttatctgtggtgttacataggactgcaggtaacatatactacattatctgtactcagagagttatcactgtgttatctgtggtgttacataggactgcaggtaacatctactacattatctgtactcagagagttatcactgtgttatctgtggtgttacataggactgcaggtaacatctactacattatctgtactcagagagttatcactgttatctgtggtgttacataggactgcaggtaacatctactacattatctgtaatcagagagttatcactgtgttatctgtggtgttacataggactgcaggtaacactactacattatctgtgatcagagagttatcactgtgttatctgtggtgttacataggactgcaggtaacatctactacattatctgtactcagagagttatcactgttatctgtggtgttacataggactgcaggtaacatctactacattatctgtaatcagagagttatcactgtgttatctgtggtgttacataggactgcaggtaacactactacattatctgtgatcagagagctatcactgtgttatctgtggtgttacataggactgcagggaacatctactacattatctgcactcaggAAAGTAAACAACTGATGTAGCCCCAAAGTAGTATGTGACAATTTCCGCTCTGCTACATCAGTATGTAGATAAAATAGACCAGTACCATTGGGTTGTAGTCAAAGCAGACGTGAGGACCTTTGCGATATCGAGGCATCTGAACCAGCTCACACTGCTCCGGACCCTCAGCTGTTACCAGGAGTCAATGGATAATAAGCGCTGCAGTCTGACAGCATGTGAGGGAGCGCAGGGAACACAGAACTGGTGATATAAAACTGCAATCAAGAGAAAGCGCAGCAAGATTCTCAGCGGTATctgatcctgggaaagctgggtgactcagGACGGCTCGCTCACAGGTCGTCACTGCCTTTGTGGGGCCGCTCTGGTCCTCTGCACACGACTGTtcccgtaatcacggtctgtaaatactggcacggccggccgcggacactCGTTTGCATTTGCGGACCTCACTCCCATTATAAcgcatgggagcacagtccgtaaaataacAAAACAGGACAGGTCTTTTGCGGAAGGTTTCTACGCCCGGACACCCTCCCCGGAATATACGAGAAGATGTCcgcgggccatagaaatgaacgggtccgcaattacggatgaaatctatggtcgtgtgcacggggccaaaGTGACGCTAAATCATTGTATaataagttctgcaactttctaagcaGACTGTGGGGTTcacttcctcaccattttcaagacctctgcttgctgtcagtgaatatgaGAGGActatcagcctggagtccaggaCAGAGATTTGTGTTGCTGATGTGATTAGCTCACACGGCATCATCTGCACTGACACATAtgcaacaaaccctcagctgtgtgagagCAGCGCTTGGGATCGGTCCGCCCTGACCCCCGTTCTACGGACACCCCCATCATCTCCACTGAAGGATACAACGCGTCTCCGCTTGGTCCAGCTTCATGGAGTCGCACTGACTGCAG is a genomic window of Rhinoderma darwinii isolate aRhiDar2 chromosome 7, aRhiDar2.hap1, whole genome shotgun sequence containing:
- the LOC142657431 gene encoding caveolin-3-like, giving the protein MAEPKSIPNEPMPLDMENRDPNDMNDHVRVLFEDAFGEPEGSHSIPGVWGMSYKTFGGVKNCCYIVLSVLCGCPLAFCWALDFACVQCCHIWYVGPCIKMWNMNFSCLKLFWSSCVHCMCDPCYEACALCLSLIRVQTKTG